Genomic segment of Macellibacteroides fermentans:
CTTTCAGATAACCCCACCACGATTCAGGATCCTGCTCCGCCCAACCCGGCTTAACAGCCAGAATGGGAGCTTCCTCTTTTGGGAAAAAGTCGGATCCCACGGTTTTTCCACTTTCAACTTCCACCACCGAAGCCTTCACAGAAGAGCTTCCAATATCACAACCCAATAAATACATATGATTCAGATTTACTGTTAATTTACTTCTTATTCACAATCGAACGCTTCTTATAGATGGCTCTGTCGAAACGGTAATACCTCGCTGCCCTGTGGGCAACTCCCTCCTGCATCTCGTTGGTGGGCACAACATAGGCCAATGATGCAATCTTCTTATGAAAATTACGGATATCAAAAGCCTTTCCGAATATAGTCTCGTAGGTACGGCGCAGCTCATACAAAGTAAAGCGGGAAGGAAGGTATTCAAACACAATAGAAGGCTCGATTTCGATCCACTGACGAATCTCGCTGGTGGCAGCCGCAACAATTTCATTATGATCGAACGGCAATTTAGGGAGCTCGTTTACCGGCACCCATTGAGCCGACTTATATTTAGGAGAAAGATTCTTTCGCTTGCTTATTTTACACAGTGCCAGGTACGCAACGGTTACGATACGGCCGATCTTCAGTTTGGAAGCATTCTCGAGCCAAAGCACATCTTCTTTATTCTGGGTACGCGACGGAGAACCAAAGCAACGGAACTGTTTAAGCTGTACTTTACTTATACCTGTGCTCTCCTTCAGCACCCGGTAAGCAGCATCGTCCAGGTCTTCGTTTTCGTAAATCAGGCTTCCGGGTAATTTGTAGTCGATCTGGTCGCCCGGAGAATCAGCACGCTCCACCAGAAGCACGCAAAGCTTCTCTTCATTTACGCCCAATAACACACAGTCTACAGAAACATGGGGATATAACATGCTGGTAATTTCATTTAGTATGTTGAACAATTAAATTAAAGATGCTGCAAATATATTGTTTTTTTTCATAAACAAATCATTCTTCAAAATAAATATGCTCATAATACCCTAATTATCTGAGTTTTTATAATCTTACTTTATACAATAAGACTCCAGAGCATACTGTAACATAAACAATATCAATATTCTTACTATATTTATCATCTATTCGCAAAAATTTGTATATTTGTTCAATACCTATTCGATATACACAATGGATATACGACGCTATCTATTCTTATATAAAATGCATGCATCGAGGTTGCGGAACGTGTTTAACATCGTAGCCGAGATAAGTATCTCATTGGCCTCACTGGGATCGTTGTTCATTTTACTATATCAGTTCGGGTATTCCCTGTCGCCGCAAACCACGCTCCGTCTGTCGGAATATCACAACCATTTGCTGTTACTTTTCTTTGTAGGTATCAGTCTGCGGTACATTGTTCAATTTGACAAGATTATCCGCGAGAGAATGCTTTTTACCGATCTGACCATCTATTTTTTGCTGATCGGTTCAATATTCAGCAAGATATTCTTTACTAAAGTAATGGCCGACTCGCTGCCGTACCTCGATTTCTTTTCCAACCGCTGGTTTACCTATGGCCTGCTGGCTGTACTCACCATCATACATAGTTCGCGGCAGGTATTCACGGTAATTCAGCACCGCATAAGGCCGTCGCTGTTATTTATCTTCAGCTTCGCCTTTGTGATTCTGACCGGCACCGGGTTGCTGATGCTACCCAATGCCTCCATCCACGGTATACATTTTGTAGATGCTCTTTTTACAGCTACTTCAGCGGTTTGTGTAACCGGACTAACAACCGTGGATGTTGCCACCCAATTTACAGCTGCCGGACATATCATCATCCTGCTTCTGATACAGGTGGGCGGCATCGGGGTGATGACTTTCACGAGCTTCTTTGCCCTCTCATTCATGGGTGAGACCTCCATAAACAGTCAGCTTATCCTTAAAGACATGCTAAGCGAAGAGCGATTGGGCGGACTCTTCAAGGTGGTAATCAACATCCTGTTCGTTACTCTGTTTATTGAAGCCATCGGTGCCTATCTTATCTTCCAAAGTGTATCAGGCACTTTACCGGGAGGGACCTCAGAAGAGTTGTTCTACGCAGTTTTCCATTCCGTTTCGGGATTTTGCAACGCCGGCATATCCACCTTATCGGGTAACCTGAACGATCCGCTGGTACAAACCAACTATTCGCTGCGGGTAATCATTTCGGGACTGGTTATTTTCGGAGGGCTGGGTTTTCCCATTCTTTTTAATTACCTGAAGCTGCTCAGGCACGTGGTTATAAACAGTTTCAATATCGTTATCGGTAAACAGAAACATTACATCCATACCCCGCATATCATCAATGCACATTCGTACATCGTGATAACATCTACTATCGTATTGATTCTTGTGGGTTCCCTGTCCTATCTCTTTTTCGAATACAACAACACCCTTGCAGGTTTGCCCACCGAGGGAAAGCTAGCCACGGCATTGCTGGGCGGGGTAACTCCCCGTACTGCGGGATTTAATCCTACCAATATCCCCATGCTGACTCACACGACAATGGTGATCATGATGATTCTTATGTTTATCGGAGCAGGCCCCATGTCTACCGGTGGCGGTATTAAAGTAACCGCTATGTTTGTGGCAATGGCTGCTACGTTCAATGTAATGCGCAACAAAAGGGATCTGGAAGTACGCGGACGCCGTATCACAACCTATACCATCCGCCGCTCGTTGGCCGTTATCATTGTTTATCTTACCTGGCTTGCATTTTCCACCATTTTATTATCGTGGACAGAAAAGGATATTCCTCTGTTTAGCATCGTTTTCGAGCTCATTTCCGCCCTCAGTACAGCGGGACTTAGCATCAACCTCACCCCCTCGCTGAGTGAAACAGGCAAGGTGATAGTGGCTATCTCCATGTTTATCGGTCGTATTGGGGTACTCACCTTCTTTTCAAGTTTAATGAAAGAATATAAGGAGCAGGTTTATACCTATCCTAAAGAACATATATTAATGTAATATCGGAACATCATGAAATACATCGTAATTGGATTAGGTAGTCTGGGGCGCGAAATAGCCAACTATCAGACTAAGATTGGCAACGAAGTTATAGGGGTCGACATTAATATGCGTCAGGTGGAAGCCATAAAAAGCAACATAGCGGGTGCTATCTGTCTGGATTCGACCGATCAGGAAGCGATCAATGCCCTTCCCATCAAAGAGGTGGATGCAATATTTATCACTTACGGTAAAGATTTCGGTATTTCCGTACAGACTGTGGCACTTCTTAAAAGCCTTGGAGCCGCACGTATGATTGTGCGAACCATCTCTTCCATTCACGAAACGGTGCTTCGCTCAATTGGTGTAAAGGAGATTATGACTCCCGAACGCGACTTTGCCGCCATGTATGTTGCACAAACCATTCTGGGCGACCGCGCCCTGCAATGGGACAGAATTACGGATACGCACCATTTGTATAAGATGAAAACACCGGAAGTCCTGATAGATCAATCGGTAGAAACCATCAACCTCGAAGAGAACTTCAACATCCGGCTGGTTGCCATTGAAAGACTTATAGAGGGTAAAAATCTGTTGGGGATGACGCAGAAGCGTTATGAAGTAATTAATCACATCACTAACGACATACTGATTCAAGCCAATGATCTATTGCTGGTTTTCGGGAAAACAGAAGACCTCCGTAAACTGGCTTCATTGTAAAAAGGGAGTCGATGTGTGCAGACATAAATAAATGAATAATTGCAAAACAATTGCATCTGTTCCATTGTATTAGTGTAAATAGGTTGATATTCATTTCTATAAAAGCATAGGGTATGAAAATAGCTATAACCGGCGCTTCGGGATTTATTGGAAAAAAGCTGTGCGACTTTTTTCAACGGGATAATCATACGCCGGTTGCTTTGTCTCGAAGCATTCTTGCCTCACCGGAGGGGCTGATCAGCACGTTGGAGGGGACCGATATAGTGATTAATCTGGCAGGTGCATCCATCAGCAAACGATGGACATCCAAATACAAACAGGAGATTATGGATAGCCGTGTACTCACTACCCGACGGCTGGTTACCGCATTGAACCAAATGGCTGCCCCGCCCTCTTTATGTATCTCTGTTTCGGCTGTAGGAATTTATCCGGATAGCGGAGTACATGGGGAGTCCAGCCCGATGCGTGGAACAGGGTTTCTGACCCACGTATGCGAATCGTGGGAACAGGAAGCGAGGATGCTGAAGCCCGGGATTCGTCTGGTTATCACCCGATTCGGGGTGGTGCTTGGCAAAGAGGGTGGCGCTGCACCTTTGATGCTTGCTCCTTTCCGTTTTTTTGTTGGAAGTATCATAGGCAACGGCCGTCAGGGACTTCCCTGGATTCATATAGACGATCTTGTAAAAGCCATGCAGTGGCTTATCGATCATAAACAGGTAACCGGTGTGGTTAATTTTGTTTCACCCCAGCTAACCAATAACGAACAGTTTAGCAAAACAGCTGCCAAAGTAATGCACCGGCCATGCTGGTTCCGCATTCCAGCATTTGTATTTAAAATCATGTTGGGCGAAGGGCATACAATGGTCACTTCGGGGCAACAGGTTGTGTCGGATGTACTGTTTCACGGTGGTTTTAAGTTCCGTTACCCCAAACTGGAAGATGCCATCCGTTCCATCATTTCATAACAATTAAAGGTTCCATCTGCAAACCTGTACCCAGCAGACTTTTAATATTTTCTATACGAACAACTAATTTTTTCATAACGACAACTTATTCGTTTAACATATGGACACCTTGCATTCAACATATGTCAAACGCAAGTTACACATATGGCTACTTTGCGTTTGACATATGGCAAACGAATACTTGTTCGTTGTTTCGGAAATAGTTCTCCGTATTGATCTGAATACTTTATAACAAGGAAAGAATTAATAGCCTTATATAAATTATGAGACAAAAAGAATCTTCACGATGCTTATACAAATATTATTCAGTCAGCTCCCTTTGATGTACATTGATACATAATTACATTAATCCAACACCCAGAAATTACAACAGAAAACATTGTCTTTGACAGAGCAGGATATATTACTTTTGACTAAAAAGGATGAATTGTCAATAACAAAACAGGAAGTATTATCTTTGATGAATCAGGCAAATAATAAAATCTAAAAGAGGGAAAACCTTTTTACGGCTTTCCCTCTTTCCATTTTTCATTCAAAAAGTTACTTATTGAACTTTGCTTTCAAAACGCGAAGCATATCTTGCGTCATCATATCCAGGTCGTAAGTAGGCGCCCAATCCCACTCGTTGCGGGCACAGGTATCGTCCAGCGAATTTGGCCATGATTCGGCAATGCTCTGACGCAACGGATCAACCTTATATTCCATCGTAAATTCAGGAATATATTTGCGGATGCTTGCTGCAATTATTTCAGGTTCGAAACTCATCGCAGCAATGTTGAACGAATTACGGTGTACAAGACGCGAAGGATCGGCCTCCATGATATCAATCGCAGCGCGTAAACCATCCGGCATATACATCATATCCATATACGTACCGGCAGCAATGGGACAAACAAAATGACCAGTCTTCACTGCTTCATAATAAATGTCTACAGCATAGTCGGTTGTACCACCACCCGGAGGTGTTACATTGGATATCAGACCCGGAAAGCGAACCGAACGTGTATCTACTCCGAAGCGGATAAAATAATAATCGCTGAGCAATTCGCCAGACACCTTCGTAACTCCATACATGGTGCGTGGATTACGGATAGTGTCCTGAGGCGTTTTGTCTTTAGGCGTGTTGTTCCCGAATACACCGATCGAACTGGGGGTGAATACCGCACAATTCATTTCTCTCGCCACTTCAAGAACATTAAAAAGACCTCCCATTCCGATCTTCCATGCCAGCTGGGGTTTTGCTTCCGCTACAGCCGACAAGAGAGCCGCCAGGTTATAAATCGTATCGATCTCGTACTTTGATACTGTTTCGGCGATTTGTTGTTCGTTCGTAATATCCACAATAGCAGAAGGACCTGATTCGAGTAAGTCGCCTTTCGGTTCCTGACCCGGAATATAGCCTGCTACGATGTTACCGTTGTAACGTTTTCTTAGTTCCATTGTCAATTCCGAACCGATCTGACCGGTAGAACCAATAATTAATACATTTTTCATTCCGTTTAGATGTGCTTTTAGTTTTTCCGGTGCAAATGTATGTAGAATAAAATAGTCTGGATAATTTTTGGATAATTTTTTACCCTATATTGAGAAATTATTATGAACTTTGTCACTCCTAAAACACATTGTTGATAAAGACGAATTGTTTTAACTAACAAAACACAAAATCATGTACGGAAAAATGAAAGATTTCTTGGCAAATGAGCTGGCAGAAATTAAAGCTGCCGGATTGTACAAGAACGAGAGAATTATCACAACGTCTCAGAAAGCCGACATTAAAGTGAATGCCGGTGAAGAGGTTATTAACTTTTGCGCCAACAACTACCTTGGTCTATCAGACAACCCACGACTTATTCAGGCGGCTAAAGATGCTATGGACTCACACGGGTTCGGTATGTCGTCTGTACGTTTCATTTGCGGAACACAGGATATCCACAAACAGCTGGAAGCTGCGGTATCCAAGTATTTCCAAACAGAAGACACCATCCTTTATGCGGCTTGTTTCGATGCCAACGGAGGTGTTTTCGAGCCATTGTTCGGAGAAGAAGATGCTATCATTTCTGATTCACTGAACCACGCTTCTATTATTGACGGGGTTCGTCTTTGCAAGGCTAAACGGTATCGTTATGCCAATGCAGACATGGCAGATCTTGAAAGAGTGCTGATCGAAGCCCAGGGTCAACGTCACCGTATTATTGTAACGGATGGTGTTTTCTCTATGGATGGCAACGTGGCTCCGATGGATAAAATCTGCGACCTGGCCGATAAGTACGATGCGCTTGTAATGGTAGACGAATGTCACTCTGCCGGAGTGGTAGGTGAAACCGGTCGCGGTGTAGCCGAAAAATACAATGTATACGGCCGTATCGACATTCACACAGGTACACTTGGTAAAGCATTTGGCGGCGCTATCGGAGGTTTCACAACCGGTAAGAAAGAGATTATCGAAATCCTGCGTCAACGCTCGCGTCCGTATCTTTTCTCCAACTCCATTCCTCCCGCAGTGGTTGGAGCCGGACTTGAAGTATTCAAGATGTTGGACGAAAGCAACGAGCTGCACACACAACTTGTTGAGAATGTAACCTATTTCCGCGAAAAAATGGTTGCTGCCGGATTTGATATCAAACCTACGCAATCGGCTATCTGTGCAGTGATGCTGTATGATGCCAAATTATCGCAGGAATATGCTGCACGTATGCTGGAAGAGGGTATCTACGTTACCGGATTCTACTACCCTGTAGTTCCTAAAGACCAGGCCCGTATCCGTGTACAATTGTCGGCTTGCCACACCAAAGCACACCTGGATAAGGCTATTGCAGCCTTTATAAAGGTAGGAAAAGAGCTGAACGTTATTAAATAATAACATTCCATTCAATTGACAAGGGGGAACCACTGTTTCCCCTTGTTAATTTTTTATATACCTGATAAAACACAATCTTCTATGCACCTCAGTAACTATCATAGTCATTGCTCCTTTTGTGACGGACGAAGCATGCCCGAAGAATTTGTAAAGTTTGCCCTTGCCAAGTCGTTCAGGGCTTACGGAATCTCTTCGCACGGACCGCTGCCTTTCGAAACCTTCTGGAACATGTCGGCTTTTGATATGCCTGAATACCTCGTAGAGATTAGCCGGTTAAAAGATAAATACCAGGGACATCTCGAAATTTATACCGGGATGGAGATTGATTACCTGGATACAACCTACAACCCCTCTATCCCCTATTTCCTGAATCTGCCGTTGGATTACCGCATCGGATCTGTACATTTCCTGCCGATTGCCACAGAGCTGTGCGAAGCTAACATGGTTTGCATAGACGGCCCTTTCTCGGAATTCAAGCAGGCGGTGGATACCTATTTTGAAGGCGACATCCGGAATATGGTGAAACGTTACTACGAATCGTCCATTCGGATGGTGGAACTCGGCGGGATTGATATTGTTGGCCACCTGGACAAAATCTATATGAACGGTCAGCGGTGCAAAGACTTTTCGTTTACCGCCCCCTGGTACAGAAACATGGTAAACGAATACCTGGAGGTTATTGCCGGTAAAGGATTGATTGTGGAGATCAATACAAAGAACCTGCTTAAGAAACAGCAGACGTTCCCCAGACAAGAATATCTTTCGCGGATGAGGGAGTTGCAAATTCCCGTAATGGTAAATTCCGATTGTCACACACCCGATCTGGTAAACGACGGGCGGCAAGAGGCATTTGACATGTTAAAGCAGGCAGGTTATAAATCTACCTGCGAACTGATTGCCGGTTCATGGCAATCGATACCTTTTTAAACCTTATGTTTGATTCTATTGTTATTTTTTAGTAGTACAGAATTAGTAAACGTCTAAAATAAGAATTAATGAAGTCGGATATCGAAATTGCCAGAGAGGTCTCATTACACAAGATTAAAGATGTAGCAGAAACGTTGGGTATTCCCCGCGAAGAGGTACATAACTATGGCAGATACATTGCCAAAATTCCACTTAATCTGATTAACGATGAAGCGATTGCCAAACATAACCTGATTTTGGTAACCGCCATCACTCCTACCAAAGCCGGTGTTGGAAAGACAACTGTATCGATCGGTCTTACGTTGGGATTGAATAAAATCGGTAAAAAAGCAGTAGTTGCACTGCGCGAACCGTCTTTAGGTCCCTGCTTCGGTATGAAGGGGGGAGCCGCCGGAGGTGGTTATGCCCAGGTATTGCCCATGGAAAACATCAACCTGCATTTTACAGGAGATTTTCATGCAATCACTTCGGCGCACAACATGATAACAGCACTGCTGGATAATTATCTGTACCAGAACCGTCATTCGTGCGATGGATTGAAAGAGATAAAATGGAAACGTGTGCTTGATGTAAACGATCGTAGTTTACGTAACATTGTTTCCGGATTGGGAGGTTCGGCCAACGGTATTCCAACCGAGACCGGATTCGACATTACTCCGGCTTCCGAGATTATGGCTATTTTATGTCTGGCAACCGATTTGGAAGACCTGAAACGCCGTATCGGAGACATTCTATTGGGATATACCTACGACGACAAGCCTTTTACGGTGAACGATCTGGGTGTTGCCGGAGCCATTACAGTACTGCTTAAGGAGGCTATTCTGCCGAACCTTGTGCAGACTACAGAAAATACTCCTGCGTTTGTTCATGGAGGTCCGTTTGCCAACATCGCCCATGGATGTAACTCGGTGCTTGCAACAAAGATGGCGCTTACTTACGGAGATTATGTTATAACCGAAGCCGGATTCGGCGCCGACTTAGGAGCAGAGAAGTTCTTCAACATCAAATGCCGCAAAGCGGGACTATCTCCCAAGCTGACGGTTATTGTTGCTACGGCTCAGGGATTGAAGATGCACGGTGGTGTTCCGGAAAACAAGATTAAAGAGGCTAACATCGAGGGACTAAAAAAGGGTTTTGCCAATCTTGACAAGCATATCCAGAACCTGAAGAGCTTCGGTCAGGAGGTAGTGGTGGCATTCAATAAATATGCTACCGATACGGATGAAGAGATTGCTTTGCTTGCAGCACATTGCAAAGAGATGGGTGTTGGCTTTGCCGTTAACAATGCCTTTTCCGAAGGTGGCGAAGGTGCAACAGACTTAGCCCGTCTGGTGGTAGATACAATCGAGCAGCAACCATCGGGTCCGCTTTTGTATACTTACAAAGACTCCGATTCCATCCGCACCAAGATTGAAAAGGTTTGCAGAACCATCTACGGAGCTAAATCGGTTGTTTACACCACCTCGGCCGAAAAGAAAATCAAACAGATCGAAGGCACAAGCGCTGCAGAGTTTCCTGTGTGTATCGCTAAAACCCAATATTCGTTCTCGTCGGATCCCAAAGCTTATGGTGTAGCCGAAAACTTCGAAATGAAGGTACGCGACATTGTTATCAATAACGGAGCCGGAATGATTGTAGCAATCATGGGAGATATTATGCGTATGCCGGGATTACCCAAAGAACCTCAGGCAAAGAATATTGATATTATAAATGGTGTGGTTGAGGGACTGAGCTAATAAGCTCCATCCGGTTGATCATGATGCATCCAACCCAATCAAACGGTTGAAACAGAAAAACAAAGAGGCTGAATCTCAATGGGATTCAGCCTCTTGGTTTTTAGAGTCTATCAGAATGTTTATATAAAAAATATTACTTGTTTGTCGCCTTTAGTTTATACTCGATAGATCCGGCATTTACCAGCTCGTCGTGACTTATAAAATAGCCATTCAACTTCTTGTTTCCGGCCTTCACCTCTTGAATATAAATTTCTTCAGCATGAGTGCGATTTGTACCAATCACAAGTTCACCCTTCTTGTAATAGTCTGGGTTAAGCTTAATAGTCACTTTATCGAACAAAGGCGAAGTAAGCGTATAATTTACATCACCCGGACAAGCTGGATAGAATCCCATCATGGCAAATACAGCCCAGGCCGACATGGTGCCTGTATCATCGTTACCCGGCAAACCGTTGGGAGCATTGTGATAGTAATCGCGAAGCAGGCCGCGAACGGTCTTTTGTGTACGCCACTCTTCTCCCTTAAAATTAGAGAACAGGTAAGGATAGGCAATATCAGGTTCGTTGGCCATATCATAATACTTCTTATCGAACACCATCTGCAACTTATCCACAAACTTCTTCTTACCTCCCATCAGTTTGGTAAGTCCGGCTATATCATGGGGTACATAGAATGTGTAGTTCCATGAATTGCCTTCATGAAAACCGGGACTAGGTTCAAAGTTAGCTCCCTGCAACGGATCGAAGGGCGAATAGAAGGAACCATCAGGCAATATGGGACGTAGTGTACCATATTCTTTGCTGTAATAGTGTTTGTAACCCATGGAACGATCGTAAAATAGTTTGGCATCCTCTTTCTTGCCAAGGGATTGGGCAAACTTAGATAAGTTCCAGTCGGCTATGTAATACTCCAGAGCATGAGAGACCGAATTATCGAACTTTTCACGCAATGGAACATATCCTTTGGTAAAGTAGTCGTTGGCATCCGGACGCATCAGGTTGAATTCTCCCGGAGTAGTGGCTCCCTTGCGCATGGCCTGGTAGGCTGTCTCCACATCAAAGTCGCGGATACCACGCATCCATGCATCCACAATGTAAGGAATGGAAGGATCGCCCTCCATAGTAAGGGTTTCGCGACCGAACAGCTCCCATTTGGGTAACCAGCCGCTCTCTTTGTACATGTCGACCATGGTACGGATAATTTCTACCTGACGTTCGGGGAAAAGCAGTGTCATAAGCTGACTCACGTTACGATACGTATCCCACAAAGAGAATACGGTGTAGCGGTTGCCGCTGGTTTTACCTGTCTTCAGACTTTCCATCATCGGGTACTCGCCGTTTACATCCTGCAAAATATTGGGATGGATCAGCATGTGGTATAAAGCCG
This window contains:
- a CDS encoding NUDIX hydrolase encodes the protein MLYPHVSVDCVLLGVNEEKLCVLLVERADSPGDQIDYKLPGSLIYENEDLDDAAYRVLKESTGISKVQLKQFRCFGSPSRTQNKEDVLWLENASKLKIGRIVTVAYLALCKISKRKNLSPKYKSAQWVPVNELPKLPFDHNEIVAAATSEIRQWIEIEPSIVFEYLPSRFTLYELRRTYETIFGKAFDIRNFHKKIASLAYVVPTNEMQEGVAHRAARYYRFDRAIYKKRSIVNKK
- a CDS encoding TrkH family potassium uptake protein, whose protein sequence is MDIRRYLFLYKMHASRLRNVFNIVAEISISLASLGSLFILLYQFGYSLSPQTTLRLSEYHNHLLLLFFVGISLRYIVQFDKIIRERMLFTDLTIYFLLIGSIFSKIFFTKVMADSLPYLDFFSNRWFTYGLLAVLTIIHSSRQVFTVIQHRIRPSLLFIFSFAFVILTGTGLLMLPNASIHGIHFVDALFTATSAVCVTGLTTVDVATQFTAAGHIIILLLIQVGGIGVMTFTSFFALSFMGETSINSQLILKDMLSEERLGGLFKVVINILFVTLFIEAIGAYLIFQSVSGTLPGGTSEELFYAVFHSVSGFCNAGISTLSGNLNDPLVQTNYSLRVIISGLVIFGGLGFPILFNYLKLLRHVVINSFNIVIGKQKHYIHTPHIINAHSYIVITSTIVLILVGSLSYLFFEYNNTLAGLPTEGKLATALLGGVTPRTAGFNPTNIPMLTHTTMVIMMILMFIGAGPMSTGGGIKVTAMFVAMAATFNVMRNKRDLEVRGRRITTYTIRRSLAVIIVYLTWLAFSTILLSWTEKDIPLFSIVFELISALSTAGLSINLTPSLSETGKVIVAISMFIGRIGVLTFFSSLMKEYKEQVYTYPKEHILM
- a CDS encoding NAD-binding protein, translated to MKYIVIGLGSLGREIANYQTKIGNEVIGVDINMRQVEAIKSNIAGAICLDSTDQEAINALPIKEVDAIFITYGKDFGISVQTVALLKSLGAARMIVRTISSIHETVLRSIGVKEIMTPERDFAAMYVAQTILGDRALQWDRITDTHHLYKMKTPEVLIDQSVETINLEENFNIRLVAIERLIEGKNLLGMTQKRYEVINHITNDILIQANDLLLVFGKTEDLRKLASL
- a CDS encoding TIGR01777 family oxidoreductase gives rise to the protein MKIAITGASGFIGKKLCDFFQRDNHTPVALSRSILASPEGLISTLEGTDIVINLAGASISKRWTSKYKQEIMDSRVLTTRRLVTALNQMAAPPSLCISVSAVGIYPDSGVHGESSPMRGTGFLTHVCESWEQEARMLKPGIRLVITRFGVVLGKEGGAAPLMLAPFRFFVGSIIGNGRQGLPWIHIDDLVKAMQWLIDHKQVTGVVNFVSPQLTNNEQFSKTAAKVMHRPCWFRIPAFVFKIMLGEGHTMVTSGQQVVSDVLFHGGFKFRYPKLEDAIRSIIS
- a CDS encoding NAD-dependent epimerase/dehydratase family protein; translation: MKNVLIIGSTGQIGSELTMELRKRYNGNIVAGYIPGQEPKGDLLESGPSAIVDITNEQQIAETVSKYEIDTIYNLAALLSAVAEAKPQLAWKIGMGGLFNVLEVAREMNCAVFTPSSIGVFGNNTPKDKTPQDTIRNPRTMYGVTKVSGELLSDYYFIRFGVDTRSVRFPGLISNVTPPGGGTTDYAVDIYYEAVKTGHFVCPIAAGTYMDMMYMPDGLRAAIDIMEADPSRLVHRNSFNIAAMSFEPEIIAASIRKYIPEFTMEYKVDPLRQSIAESWPNSLDDTCARNEWDWAPTYDLDMMTQDMLRVLKAKFNK
- the kbl gene encoding glycine C-acetyltransferase: MYGKMKDFLANELAEIKAAGLYKNERIITTSQKADIKVNAGEEVINFCANNYLGLSDNPRLIQAAKDAMDSHGFGMSSVRFICGTQDIHKQLEAAVSKYFQTEDTILYAACFDANGGVFEPLFGEEDAIISDSLNHASIIDGVRLCKAKRYRYANADMADLERVLIEAQGQRHRIIVTDGVFSMDGNVAPMDKICDLADKYDALVMVDECHSAGVVGETGRGVAEKYNVYGRIDIHTGTLGKAFGGAIGGFTTGKKEIIEILRQRSRPYLFSNSIPPAVVGAGLEVFKMLDESNELHTQLVENVTYFREKMVAAGFDIKPTQSAICAVMLYDAKLSQEYAARMLEEGIYVTGFYYPVVPKDQARIRVQLSACHTKAHLDKAIAAFIKVGKELNVIK
- a CDS encoding histidinol-phosphatase — encoded protein: MHLSNYHSHCSFCDGRSMPEEFVKFALAKSFRAYGISSHGPLPFETFWNMSAFDMPEYLVEISRLKDKYQGHLEIYTGMEIDYLDTTYNPSIPYFLNLPLDYRIGSVHFLPIATELCEANMVCIDGPFSEFKQAVDTYFEGDIRNMVKRYYESSIRMVELGGIDIVGHLDKIYMNGQRCKDFSFTAPWYRNMVNEYLEVIAGKGLIVEINTKNLLKKQQTFPRQEYLSRMRELQIPVMVNSDCHTPDLVNDGRQEAFDMLKQAGYKSTCELIAGSWQSIPF
- a CDS encoding formate--tetrahydrofolate ligase, with amino-acid sequence MKSDIEIAREVSLHKIKDVAETLGIPREEVHNYGRYIAKIPLNLINDEAIAKHNLILVTAITPTKAGVGKTTVSIGLTLGLNKIGKKAVVALREPSLGPCFGMKGGAAGGGYAQVLPMENINLHFTGDFHAITSAHNMITALLDNYLYQNRHSCDGLKEIKWKRVLDVNDRSLRNIVSGLGGSANGIPTETGFDITPASEIMAILCLATDLEDLKRRIGDILLGYTYDDKPFTVNDLGVAGAITVLLKEAILPNLVQTTENTPAFVHGGPFANIAHGCNSVLATKMALTYGDYVITEAGFGADLGAEKFFNIKCRKAGLSPKLTVIVATAQGLKMHGGVPENKIKEANIEGLKKGFANLDKHIQNLKSFGQEVVVAFNKYATDTDEEIALLAAHCKEMGVGFAVNNAFSEGGEGATDLARLVVDTIEQQPSGPLLYTYKDSDSIRTKIEKVCRTIYGAKSVVYTTSAEKKIKQIEGTSAAEFPVCIAKTQYSFSSDPKAYGVAENFEMKVRDIVINNGAGMIVAIMGDIMRMPGLPKEPQAKNIDIINGVVEGLS
- a CDS encoding GH92 family glycosyl hydrolase; protein product: MKKQVFALLLSGVLSVSAQQPVDYVNPFIGTSNYGTTNPGAVCPQGLMSVTPFNVMGSESNKFDKDSQWWSAPYTSDNNYFTGFAHVNLSGVGCPELGGLLLMPTAGDLNVDYSQYGSAYTEEVAKPGYYGTKLTKYGIKAEATASMRTGLSRFTFPAGKGNILLNLGEGLTNETGATVRIVNDTEIEGSKLMGTFCYNPQAVFPVYFVMKVSKAPKQMGYWKKQRPMKGVEAEWDGYSGKYKLYTKYNRDMSGDDVGVWFTYDNEANEVIEVKMGVSFVSIENARLNMNTEQPDFNFDKVSTAAREQWNSDLSRVLVEGGSKDEKTIFYTALYHMLIHPNILQDVNGEYPMMESLKTGKTSGNRYTVFSLWDTYRNVSQLMTLLFPERQVEIIRTMVDMYKESGWLPKWELFGRETLTMEGDPSIPYIVDAWMRGIRDFDVETAYQAMRKGATTPGEFNLMRPDANDYFTKGYVPLREKFDNSVSHALEYYIADWNLSKFAQSLGKKEDAKLFYDRSMGYKHYYSKEYGTLRPILPDGSFYSPFDPLQGANFEPSPGFHEGNSWNYTFYVPHDIAGLTKLMGGKKKFVDKLQMVFDKKYYDMANEPDIAYPYLFSNFKGEEWRTQKTVRGLLRDYYHNAPNGLPGNDDTGTMSAWAVFAMMGFYPACPGDVNYTLTSPLFDKVTIKLNPDYYKKGELVIGTNRTHAEEIYIQEVKAGNKKLNGYFISHDELVNAGSIEYKLKATNK